The Ananas comosus cultivar F153 linkage group 7, ASM154086v1, whole genome shotgun sequence genome has a window encoding:
- the LOC109713261 gene encoding pentatricopeptide repeat-containing protein At2g29760, chloroplastic-like, giving the protein MFKRVAVIFAPKLRPHNLSFPGFKFLAHQLLHSLLQRCHSMNHLKQLHAHLIVAAILDETLTLAQLISFCSLSPTGDLRYSCKRLEHAPNPNKFMSNSLIRGYTNQHSPKEALFLYVWKVWCIAYGAKMFRHDGLKNVVLWTSMMRASKIMLDQVTLISVLMACAQNGNLVFGKNIHNQIRDNIEQPSIALFNLLIDMYAKCGPIEIALDLDA; this is encoded by the exons ATGTTCAAACGAGTAGCCGTTATCTTCGCGCCAAAACTCCGACCCCACAACCTCTCCTTCCCGGGGTTCAAATTTCTCGCGCACCAACTCCTCCACTCCCTCCTCCAACGATGCCACTCCATGAACCACCTCAAGCAGCTCCACGCGCACCTCATCGTCGCCGCCATCCTcgacgaaaccctaaccctagcccagCTCATCTCCTTTTGCTCCCTCTCCCCCACCGGCGACCTCCGCTACAGCTGCAAACGCCTCGAACACGCACCCAACCCCAATAAATTCATGAGCAATAGCTTAATCAGAGGCTACACCAATCAACATAGCCCTAAAGAAGCCCTCTTTTT ATATGTATGGAAAGTGTGGTGCATTGCTTATGGCGCAAAGATGTTTCGACATGATGGTTTGAAGAATGTGGTTTTGTGGACATCGATG ATGCGTGCTTCAAAGATAATGCTGGATCAGGTAACTCTTATCTCTGTTCTTATGGCTTGCGCCCAAAATGGCAATTTGGTATTTGGAAAGAATATTCACAATCAAATTAGAGATAATATTGAACAACCCTCTATTGCTCTATTTAACTTGCTTATAGACATGTATGCGAAATGTGGTCCAATAGAAATTGCTTTAGATCTTGATGCCTAG